The region GTGGCGGCGTCGGCGATGGTCATGCAGCTCCAGACCGCGATTTCGCGCGTCATGGACCCGACGCACTCGGCGGTGCTGACGATCGGCCACATCCAGGGTGGCTCGACGCACAACATCATCCCCGACAGCTGCCTCTTCCAAGGCACAGTCCGCTGCCGCTCGACTGAGAGCCGCGATACGATGGAAGCCGCCTTCCGCCGCATCTGCGAGGGTGTCGCCGCCTCCATGGGCGTCACCTGCGAGATCGACTACAAGCGCGGCGCTCCGGCGCTGATCAACGACGATAAGGTCGTCGATGCGGTGATCGGCTCGCTGAGCGCTCAGTTCGGCGCCGGCCGGATCGGCCACCTCGAGGGTCGCTTCGGCGCCGAGGATTTCTCCTATTTCTCGGAGCGCATTCCATCCTGCCAGCTACTGGTCGGCTCATCTCAGCCCGGCCGCGACGACCGGGTCCACAATTCCGATTACCAGCCCGACGAGCGCTGCATCGGGCTCGGCGTTGCGGCGCTTTCCCGCACCGCGCTCGACATCCTGTCCTGATCCCCGCCATTTTTGACAAGGCACCGGAGACCTCGCCATGACGATCACACGCTCCGATTTCTTCAAGCTCGGCCTCGGCGCCGCGGCCGGCCTGGCGCTTGGCGCCACTCCCCGCTCCGCCGCTGCAAAGGAGTGGAAGCTCATCCGCGTCGCCACCGAAGGCGCCTTTCCTCCCTACAACATGCACGCCCCCGATGGACGTCTGATCGGCTTCGAACCAGATCTGCTGCAGGAGCTCTCCGCCCGCATGGGCGTGAAATGCGAGATGATCGCGCAGGCCTGGGACGGCATGATCGCCGGCCTGACCGACGGCAAATACGACGCCATCATGGACGCGGTTTCGGTCACGCCGAAGCGCGAGGAGGTCATCGCCTTCTCCCGCCCCTATGCCTCGGCCGGATCGGGCTTCGCGATCATGAAGGAAGGAAGCATCAAGTCGCTGCCCGGCACGGGCGCGCCGCGTGTCCCCTTCGCGGATGAGGCCGTCGCGAAGAAGGCGATCGAGGAACTCGCCAAGCCGCTGGCCGGCAAGACCGTCGCCGTGCAGGTCTCCACCATCCAGAACGATGTCCTCAATCGCTACTTCAAGGATGTGCTGACCATCCGCACCTATTCGTCCGGGCCTGACACATTCCTCGACCTCAAGAGCGGCCGGGTCGACGCGGTGATGGCCTCCCAGATCAACATCCAGGCCAACGCCAAGAAGTCGAACGGCGAGATGATCCAGTCCGGTTATCTCTTCACCGGGGGCCTTCTGGGCGTCGGGTCCGCGGTCGGTCTGCGCAAGGGCGACCCGGAGCTCAAGGAGATATTCGACAAGGCGCTGAAGTCGACCATCGATGACGGCACGCTGAAGAGGCTGGCGCTGAAGTGGTTTGAAATGGACATCACGCCCGCGAGCTGACCGGGACGAGTGTGACGGGATGGACGACAGCCTGACATTGCTGGGCTTCGGCCCGGAGGGTTGGGGCCATGCGCTCCTGAACGGCGGGCTGATGACGCTCGCTGTGTCGGCCGGTGCCTTCGCGCTCGGCCTCGGACTGGGCACCTTGCTTGCCTGGGCCCGGATCGCCGGGCCAGCGCCGGTGCAGCGTCTCGCGCAGGGCTACGGCGTCGTCATGCGCGGCATCCCGGACCTGCTGGTCATCTATCTGTTTTATTTCGGCGGGCGGCAGGTCGCCTCCGCCGTCGCCAAGCAATTCGGCCACGCAGGCCCGGTCGAGATCAGCGGCTTCGCGGCCGGTTGCCTCGCCATCGGCCTTCTGTCGGGCGCCACACAGGCGGAGGTGCTGCGCGGCGCCTTCCACGCCATTGCGCCGGGTACGCTCGAGGCGGCGCGTGTCACCGGCATGAGCCGCTGGACGATGTTCCGGCGGATCATTGCGCCGCTCGCCCTGCGCCCTGCGCTGCCGGGCCTGGGCAACCAATGGCAATCCGTCATCAAGGAATCGGCCTTGGTCTCGGTCACCGGGCTGGTCGAGACGCTGCGCGCCGTGACGGTGGCGGCGAATTCGACCGAGTTGCCCTTCCTGTTCTTCGTCGCCGGCGGGGCGATCTATCTCGTCATCACCACCATTTCCGGCTTCCTCTTCCGCATCGCCGAATGGCGTTCCATGCGCGGGCAGCCCGCCGCGGCCGGACGAGGCTGAGCGATGGATTTCGTCTTCATCGCCCAGGTCTTTCCCAAGCTGCTTGCCGGTCTGCCGCTGACGTTGCTGCTCGCCGTGCTGTCGCTTCTCGGCGGAGGCCTCATCGCGCTCGGCCTCTCGGGGCTACGGGCATCATCATGGATTGGCGCACGCATCGCCGATTTCTACGTCTACATCTTCCGCGGCACGCCGCTGCTGATCCAGATCTTCCTGATCTATTACGGGCTTGCCCAGTTCTCGGCCGTGCGCCATTCCGTATTCTGGCCGTTGCTGCGCGAGCCCTATGTCTGCGCCCTGCTTTCGCTGATGCTGAACGACGCCGCCTATACTTCCGAGATCCTGCGCGGAGGCTTGCGGGCCGTGCCTGCCGGAGCGATCGAGGCAGCCCGTGTCGCGGGTATGACGCGCCTGACGATGCTGCGCCGCATCGTCCTTCCTCTCGCTTTCCGCCAGGCGCTACCGGCCTATGGCGCCGAGATCACCAGCATGGTCAAGGCGACCTCGCTGGCGAGCGTCGTCACGCTGATGGAAGTGACCGGCATCGCCCGCGCGGAGGTGTCGGAAACCTATCGTGCCATGGAAATCTTCCTTTGCGCGGCGGTGATCTATCTCGTGCTGGTGACGGTGATCGCGCGGGCGGTCGACCTGCTCGAAAACCACCTCACCCCCTATCGCCGCCCGACCAGCGCACGGAGCGTGGCATGAAGCCGATCACGGTCAAGCTGACCCACATCCGCAAGAGCTTCGGCGGCCATGAAGTGCTGCGCGGGATCGATCTCGCCGCACGCGACGGCGATGTGACCGCGATCATCGGCGCGAGCGGCTCCGGCAAAAGCACCCTGCTGCGCTGCATCCCGCTGCTCGAAATCCCGGATCAGGGCGAGGTCACCGTCGGCGATGCGCAGATCCGCATCAAGGATGCCGGCCACCGTTTCTCGCGCACCGAGCGGCAGACCGTCCGCCGGCTGCGCGGCCAACTCGGCTTCGTCTTCCAGAGCTTCAATCTCTGGCCGCATATGACGGCGCTTCAGAACGTGATGGAGGTACCGCTGCACGTGCAGGGCCGTCCCCGCGCCGGATGCCGCGAAGAGGCCGAAGCGATGCTCGCCAAGGTCGGCCTCGCCGACAAGTTCGATGCCTGGCCGGCGCATCTGTCCGGCGGCCAGCAGCAGCGTGTCGCCATCGCCAGGGCCTTGGCAATGCGGCCGCGCGCGCTGCTCTTCGACGAACCGACCTCGGCCCTCGATCCCGAGCTCGTCGGCGAGGTGCTGCGCGTCATCCGGGCCTTGGCCGAGGAAGGGCGGACCATGCTGATCGTGACCCATGAGATGGCCTTCGCGCGCGAGGTCTCGAACCACGCCATCTATCTGCAGGATGGACGCATCGAGGAGCAGGGCCCACCTGAGCAGGTCTTTCTCGATCCGCAATCCGAACGCACGCGCCGTTTCGTTGGCATGCAGCGCGGAGGCTGAGGACGTCATCATGCCTCTGTCAAGCGACCAGCAGCCGATCGAGCGGCTCAGCCTCGCGGATGTGGCGATGCGCCGCCTGCGCGACGAGATCGTGCACGGCCGGCTCGAGCCGGGCGAGGTGCTGACCGAGATAGCTCTGGCGGCCCGGCTGGGCGTCGGGCGCGGCACGGTGCGCACGGCGCTGTTCGCACTGGAAGCCGACGAACTCATCGTGCGCGCGCCCTATTCCAACTGGCGCGTCGCCAGCCTCGACGATCAGGTCATCTGGGAAATCTACACGCTGCGCGAGGCGATGGAGGGGCTCGCCGCCCGCATTCTCGCCGAACGGGCCGAGCCGCGGTCAAAAACTGCTCTCGCCGCCGCCTTCGCACAACTGGCGCCAGCAGAAGCGGGTTCGGTCGATGAGCGTGTCGCAGCCGATCTCGGTTTTCACCGTGCGATCGTCGAGACGACCGGCCACCGCCATCTGATCAAGCGCTACGGCGCGCTCTCGACCAAGATGGAATGGCTGTATCGCTGGTCGGAAACGCATTGGCCGGCGCGCTTCCCGCTCGTAGACGATCATCGCGCCCTGTTTGAGAGCGTGATGCGCGGCACGCCCGACGAGGCGGAACGCGCCGTACGCACCCATATCGACCCCAGCCTTGCGGCCGATCTCGAGGGATATCGGAGTCTCATGGCGGCTGGCGGCACAGTCTCGGAAACGCATTCATGAAGAGCGGTCGGTGATGGCGGATCAGGTGATCGTGCTTGATGGCGGGATGGGCCGCGAACTCAAGCGCATGGGCGCTCCGTTCCGCCAGCCCGAATGGTCCGCGCTAGCGCTGATCGAGTCGCCGGAGACTGTGGTCGCGGCCCACCGCGCCTTCATCGAGGCCGGCGCCGAAGTCATCACGACCAACAGCTATGCGGTTGTGCCCTTCCATATTGGAGAGCAGCGCTTTGCGCAGGACGGCGCGCGGCTGGCCGCTCTTTCGGGCGAACTCGCGCGGCGTGCCGCCGATGAGGAGTTTCAGCGCCGCGGGCGTACTGTCAGGGTAGCCGG is a window of Bosea sp. F3-2 DNA encoding:
- a CDS encoding ABC transporter permease subunit (The N-terminal region of this protein, as described by TIGR01726, is a three transmembrane segment that identifies a subfamily of ABC transporter permease subunits, which specificities that include histidine, arginine, glutamine, glutamate, L-cystine (sic), the opines (in Agrobacterium) octopine and nopaline, etc.) — protein: MDDSLTLLGFGPEGWGHALLNGGLMTLAVSAGAFALGLGLGTLLAWARIAGPAPVQRLAQGYGVVMRGIPDLLVIYLFYFGGRQVASAVAKQFGHAGPVEISGFAAGCLAIGLLSGATQAEVLRGAFHAIAPGTLEAARVTGMSRWTMFRRIIAPLALRPALPGLGNQWQSVIKESALVSVTGLVETLRAVTVAANSTELPFLFFVAGGAIYLVITTISGFLFRIAEWRSMRGQPAAAGRG
- a CDS encoding transporter substrate-binding domain-containing protein; the encoded protein is MTITRSDFFKLGLGAAAGLALGATPRSAAAKEWKLIRVATEGAFPPYNMHAPDGRLIGFEPDLLQELSARMGVKCEMIAQAWDGMIAGLTDGKYDAIMDAVSVTPKREEVIAFSRPYASAGSGFAIMKEGSIKSLPGTGAPRVPFADEAVAKKAIEELAKPLAGKTVAVQVSTIQNDVLNRYFKDVLTIRTYSSGPDTFLDLKSGRVDAVMASQINIQANAKKSNGEMIQSGYLFTGGLLGVGSAVGLRKGDPELKEIFDKALKSTIDDGTLKRLALKWFEMDITPAS
- a CDS encoding ABC transporter permease subunit (The N-terminal region of this protein, as described by TIGR01726, is a three transmembrane segment that identifies a subfamily of ABC transporter permease subunits, which specificities that include histidine, arginine, glutamine, glutamate, L-cystine (sic), the opines (in Agrobacterium) octopine and nopaline, etc.), which codes for MDFVFIAQVFPKLLAGLPLTLLLAVLSLLGGGLIALGLSGLRASSWIGARIADFYVYIFRGTPLLIQIFLIYYGLAQFSAVRHSVFWPLLREPYVCALLSLMLNDAAYTSEILRGGLRAVPAGAIEAARVAGMTRLTMLRRIVLPLAFRQALPAYGAEITSMVKATSLASVVTLMEVTGIARAEVSETYRAMEIFLCAAVIYLVLVTVIARAVDLLENHLTPYRRPTSARSVA
- a CDS encoding amino acid ABC transporter ATP-binding protein, which translates into the protein MKPITVKLTHIRKSFGGHEVLRGIDLAARDGDVTAIIGASGSGKSTLLRCIPLLEIPDQGEVTVGDAQIRIKDAGHRFSRTERQTVRRLRGQLGFVFQSFNLWPHMTALQNVMEVPLHVQGRPRAGCREEAEAMLAKVGLADKFDAWPAHLSGGQQQRVAIARALAMRPRALLFDEPTSALDPELVGEVLRVIRALAEEGRTMLIVTHEMAFAREVSNHAIYLQDGRIEEQGPPEQVFLDPQSERTRRFVGMQRGG
- a CDS encoding GntR family transcriptional regulator, with the protein product MPLSSDQQPIERLSLADVAMRRLRDEIVHGRLEPGEVLTEIALAARLGVGRGTVRTALFALEADELIVRAPYSNWRVASLDDQVIWEIYTLREAMEGLAARILAERAEPRSKTALAAAFAQLAPAEAGSVDERVAADLGFHRAIVETTGHRHLIKRYGALSTKMEWLYRWSETHWPARFPLVDDHRALFESVMRGTPDEAERAVRTHIDPSLAADLEGYRSLMAAGGTVSETHS